Proteins found in one Aethina tumida isolate Nest 87 chromosome 1, icAetTumi1.1, whole genome shotgun sequence genomic segment:
- the LOC109598860 gene encoding sister chromatid cohesion protein DCC1 has translation MTERTLEEVNEMLHMAKLSEADILPVSQVLSFHSDYGEHTKYKLLELDDNLLKLIQEPSARLYLKGEDDEDAVLCTQSMTYKIVDAETSNSLVLTRDLKFPQECKDTSQERNLHKTFAHGIFYNYIEVNQIKANLRKLRDLLSGTMYKGPEYEGLVNQNELYTLQDLILKVQASEDEIKNALLSLDYAIIDGKVRMFDFEYHFRVLSYMLKVVEENSWSVFNINVEETKETLNDLVPLDVLNALCDQFVEEIVEDGIIRHAYNEPKVCSFFAKVILKNAGKFHLNDFLQAWSDSVPEGMRPKEEMLYGIAIIDRNANPNVIRSYSEDSLPDNILERLQQLFQVKEKWSVPEITPYIEPITTHKLDTNALLARYARASTHNGVKYYSAKHAK, from the exons atgactga GAGAACATTGGAAGAAGTAAACGAGATGCTTCACATGGCGAAGCTGAGTGAAGCTGACATATTACCAGTGTCCCAAGTGCTCAGCTTCCATTCTGATTATGGTGAACATACGAAATATAAACTGCTGGAATTGGATGATAACTTGCTGAAGTTGATACAAGAGCCTTCAGCCCGACTGTATCTAAAAGGCGAAGATGATGAGGACGCTGTCCTTTGCACACAATCCATGACTTACAAAATAGTCGACGCCGAAACATCAAACAGTCTAGTATTAACTAGAGATCTTAAATTCCCACAAGAATGTAAAGACACCTCACAAGaaagaaatttacataaaactttTGCTCATggcatattttacaattacataGAGGTGAACCAGATCAAAGCTAATCTTAGGAAACTTAGAGATTTACTGTCGGGTACTATGTACAAAGGCCCTGAATATGAAGGGCTGGTTAATCAAAACGAATTATACACTCTACAAGATTTAATCTTGAAAGTGCAAGCCTCAGAGGATGAAATCAAAAATGCCTTACTTTCCTTGGATTATGCAATTATTGATGGAAAAGTAAGAATGTTTGATTTTGAATATCATTTCAGAGTGCTGTCCTACATGTTAAAAGTGGTTGAAGAGAATTCCTGgtcagtttttaatataaacgtaGAAGAAACGAAAGAAACGTTAAATGATTTGGTGCCTTTAGATGTATTAAATGCATTGTGTGATCAGTTTGTTGAAGAGATAGTTGAGGATGGTATCATAAGACATGCCTACAATGAACCAAAAGTGTGCAGTTTCTTTGCCAAAGTGATCCTAAAGAATGCCGGAAAGTTTCATTTGAACGATTTTCTTCAGGCATGGAGTGATTCTGTGCCCGAGGGTATGAGACCTAAAGAGGAAATGTTGTATGGAATTGCTATTATTGACAGAAATGCGAATCCTAATGTGATTAGAAGTTATAGTGAGGATAGTTTGCCAGATAACATTTTGGAAAGGCTGCAACAACTTTTTCAAGTCAAAGAGAAGTGGTCTGTGCCTGAGATTACACCTTATATAGA accaATAACAACTCACAAATTGGATACAAATGCACTCCTTGCGCGATACGCCAGAGCATCCACCCATAATGGGGTAAAATACTACTCCGCAAAACATGCCAAATAA
- the LOC109598909 gene encoding nascent polypeptide-associated complex subunit alpha yields the protein MPEMKDAEKTVPAEAKPESESSTDSESDEDIPELEDANTAAPGSAGFPGATATGLPIDMVSKAKQSRGEKKARKIMSKLGLKPVTGVSRVTIRKSKNILFVINKPDVYKNPVSDTYIVFGEAKIEDLSQQAQVAAAEKFKDVNPAGDGAAGSTTTSVAPIAEESDEEEVDETGVEDKDVELVMSQANVSRAKAIKALKNNQNDIVNAIMELTM from the exons atgccaGAAATGAAAGACGCAGAAAAGACTGTACCGGCTGAGGCCAAGCCTGAGAGCGAGAGCTCCACAGATTCAGAGTCCGATGAGGACATTCCAGAATTGGAAGATGCCAACACTGCTGCACCTGGATCTGCTGGTTTCCCAGGAGCCACTGCAACTGGTTTGCCAATTGACATGGTGTCCAAGGCCAAACAATCCAGAGGAGAAAAGAAGGCCAGGAAGATAATGTCAAAGTTGGGGCTGAAGCCA GTCACTGGAGTCAGCAGGGTCACAATCCGCAAGTCAAAGAACATTCTGTTCGTGATTAACAAACCGGATGTGTACAAGAACCCAGTGAGCGACACTTACATTGTGTTCGGCGAGGCAAAGATTGAGGATCTCTCGCAACAAGCCCAAGTGGCGGCTGCTGAGAAATTCAAGGATGTCAATCCGGCTGGAGATGGTGCTGCTGGAAGCACAACAACTTCGGTTGCTCCTATTGCCGAAGAGTCTGACGAAGAAGAGGTGGACGAAACTGGCGTGGAGGACAAAGACGTGGAGTTGGTTATGTCGCAGGCCAATGTGAGTCGAGCAAAGGCCATTAAGGCGCTGAAAAATAACCAGAACGACATAGTCAATGCAATTATGGAACTGACCATGTAG
- the LOC109598872 gene encoding guanine nucleotide exchange factor MSS4 homolog has protein sequence MPDCSENYETEISDGRNARNVKCQECGCLILKPSIASFTNLEFNLPLHRQSKLTDATNPETESLSLFWSVDDVYKFENLAFSNTVGNNKYLICADCEAGPIGFFDIRSGKSYVALSRVQHC, from the exons atgccAGACTGCAGTGAAAATTACGAAACGGAAATAAGTGACGGGCGCAATGCTCGCAATGTTAAATGTCAGGAATGCGGCtgtcttattttaaaaccttCGATAGCCTCCTTTACAAATTTGGAG tttaatttaccgTTGCACAGGCAAAGTAAATTAACGGATGCTACCAATCCGGAAACAGAAAGCTTGTCATTATTCTGGTCAGTTGATGATGTGTAtaagtttgaaaatttagcattttcaAACACCGTGGGCAACAACAAATATCTGATTTGTGCAGACTGTGAGGCTGGACCGATTGGTTTTTTTGATATCCGTTCAGGGAAAAGTTATGTAGCTTTGAGTCGTGTTCAGCACTGTTAA
- the LOC109598599 gene encoding mucin-6 isoform X1, whose protein sequence is MKLLIPIVAVLVAILVQEVAPEGHALFIRNEVLRKGKSRVTRQTNADQMVQNILQWLQGIYTQNSRRIRQGTLREYLPPSNTQKPRPFEPVSTVDGEGYPPSGFTPQPPFPYPTVPGLDGYPQTNDITSGFPTGAPSTEYPSGGPSTQPAITGYPSGGPSTEPIPTGYPSGPSSQPASTGYPEGPSAAITTEPPYQPSTGFPTSERPGFPTAPPPGYTFPQPGSTEQPETTGYTYTTGRPGFPTAPPPGFPTEQPGYTTGSPGFPTGPPPGFTTSQPGYTTGPSAEYTTLAPQGFTSSSPQPAEGSTEAPTTSPAPFTTIPSHSTEAPGFSTSPPLEETTGVPQGPESTPAFPTHAPVEDLSTSSPVGPTEGPEFPSGPSEGPSDTFGPSTHLPITPAPEGVTPGTTHEEFTAPAETSPAGPTAAVTTESPEVNTIPTGKTPENGDSTSSGSEPDDDLNHPPHIHDIQVDCGKEMMTITIEFNRQFDGVIYSKGYYSNPDCRYVKENSGQTKYTFTVSLNTCGTEFVNAFDTEGKSYLQNVLVIQNEAGIQEVWDVIRSVRCLWEGSLKDTLSVALSVGMLTQEIVTFSGDTAMAKLDIQLGKGPFAPPADGLVKIGETMTLVVSVSGDPGFDLQVKDCRATDSTNENVVPLTDDNGCVLKPKLFGAFQKTRNTGDTGASIIAYAFFSAFKFPDVMDLMIECNIELCKTDCEVCLDPDQKIDPGRRRRRDLSAFNATLGDGVLMGKRLRVILPEDLSDAQAILNLNQNDGVCMSTQNFVFSSALLISLLVTSSFFSAYLWLKNQRLSLKH, encoded by the exons ATGAAGTTACTAATACCGATTGTCGCTGTTTTGGTGGCGATATTAGTTCAAGAAGTAGCTCCAGAAGGACATGCACTCTTCATTAGAAACGAAGTTTTACGAAAAG GAAAAAGCAGAGTAACTAGGCAAACGAATGCAGATCAGATGGTTCAGAACATCCTGCAATGGCTCCAGGGCATCTACACGCAGAACAGTCGAAGGA TTCGTCAGGGTACTTTAAGAGAGTACTTACCGCCAAGCAACACACAAAAACCAAGACCATTTGAACCTGTGAGCACTGTTGATGGTGAAGGATATCCTCCTTCCGGATTCACTCCTCAACCACCATTCCCGTATCCAACCGTGCCTGGTCTAGATGGCTATCCACAGACAAATGACATCACCTCCGGATTTCCAACCGGAGCACCATCCACAGAATATCCAAGTGGTGGACCATCTACTCAACCCGCAATAACCGGTTATCCAAGTGGAGGACCTTCCACAGAACCTATTCCAACAGGCTACCCAAGCGGGCCGTCCTCCCAACCAGCTTCAACAGGATATCCTGAAGGACCATCAG ccGCGATAACTACCGAACCTCCATACCAACCATCCACCGGTTTTCCAACGAGTGAAAGACCAGGATTCCCAACAGCTCCTCCACCGGGTTACACCTTTCCACAACCTGGATCAACTGAACAACCCGAAACTACCGGTTATACTTACACTACTGGCAGACCTGGCTTCCCCACAGCTCCACCACCGGGCTTCCCCACTGAACAACCTGGTTACACAACCGGCAGTCCAGGATTCCCAACTGGTCCACCACCAGGCTTCACTACATCTCAACCTGGATACACCACTG gccCATCCGCGGAATACACAACACTTGCACCACAAGGTTTCACCAGTTCTAGTCCTCAACCAGCTGAAGGGTCCACAGAAGCTCCAACAACGTCACCGGCTCCATTCACCACAATCCCGTCTCACTCCACAGAAGCACCAGGTTTCTCTACTTCTCCTCCTCTTGAAGAAACCACAGGCGTTCCACAAGGACCAGAATCGACTCCAGCTTTTCCGACACACGCTCCAGTTGAAGACCTCTCAACCAGTTCTCCAGTGGGACCTACTGAAGGACCCGAATTTCCATCTGGCCCCAGTGAAGGTCCTTCCGATACATTTGGACCATCAACCCACCTACCAATTACTCCAGCTCCTGAAGGTGTTACACCAGGTACCACTCATGAAGAATTCACAGCTCCAGCTGAAACAAGCCCGGCTGGTCCAACTGCAGCTGTTACCACTGAATCGCCTGAAGTAAACACCATTCCCACTGGCAAGACACCAGAAAACGGTGACAGCACCTCTAGTGGAAGTGAACCTGATGACGATTTAAATCATCCCCCACACATTCACGACATTCAAGTCGACTGTGGAAAGGAAATGATGACCATTACTATTGAGTTTAACAGGCAGTTTGATGGAGTAATTTATTCCAAAGGCTATTACAGTAATCCAGATTGCCGGTATGTAAAAGAAAACTCCGGTCAAACCAAATATACGTTTACAGTAAGCTTAAACACTTGTGGAACAGAATTTGTAAATGCTTTCGATACAGAAGGCAAATCGTATTTGCAAAACGTCTTGGTAATTCAAAACGAAGCCGGAATTCAAGAGGTATGGGATGTTATCAGATCAGTGCGTTGTTTATGGGAGGGAAGTTTGAAGGATACCCTCAGCGTAGCTCTTAGTGTTGGCATGTTAACCCAAGAAATCGTTACTTTTAGCGGCGATACTGCCATGGCTAAGTTAGACATTCAATTGGGCAAAGGTCCATTTGCTCCTCCCGCCGATGGTCTTGTTAAGATCGGAGAAACTATGACATTAGTAGTGTCTGTTAGCGGAGATCCAGGTTTCGATCTTCAAGTGAAAGACTGCAGAGCCACTGATTCCACCAACGAGAACGTTGTACCTCTTACTGACGACAATGGTTGTGTCCTCAAACCCAAACTGTTCGGAGCTTTCCAGAAGACCAGGAATACCGGTGATACCGGAGCATCAATCATTGCTTATGCATTCTTCAGTGCATTCAAATTCCCAGACGTGATGGACTTGATGATCGAATGTAACATTGAACTGTGCAAAACCGATTGCGAAGTTTGCCTAGACCCCGACCAAAAGATCGATCCAGGTAGACGTAGAAGACGTGATTTGTCTGCTTTTAATGCTACACTTGGTGACGGAGTACTTATGGGAAAACGTTTGAGGGTAATTTTACCTGAAGATCTAAGCGACGCTCAAGCCATTCTTAATCTGAATCAAAATGATGGCGTTTGTATGTCTACACAAAACTTTGTATTTTCTTCCGCCCTTCTGATCTCTCTTTTAGTTACTAGTAGTTTCTTTAGTGCCTATTTGTGGCTGAAAAATCAACGTCTGTCGTTGAAACACTAG
- the LOC126266469 gene encoding uncharacterized protein LOC126266469 translates to MESRSHRATQSEKYPCLKSSCIANPKTTQPRVADESTEIQEDDSSSIAEIALPSDSENQDRSVDNCSQQIEDCPSEPPNESGFVILNTYTVVEEPEEKMVPKEPIPSCSRGIYRPYKPYLGHKIREPISNYVLQAVCDLFNKNCKIDGYVPYPYDPTLSQYGNEIKEENCEIGENNDEQISSSTSQYSFPSADENNASDSTVHLSDVEINGEFNEIDETGVSSEDTDLLDKCLRKRIISSSQRPCKKARTDSTVTQCKNNPLTKFQDNLLKELLRKGDPKNELINFENHNVQSVECVSNDEIKPTESNVEVSDEVTSHQCISIDINELQMFFPKDFPLLKFLENTEGNWLIPSDHPLLEYLECKIGDKSTENKEEENIQEDQEHL, encoded by the exons ATGGAATCCCGTTCACATAGGGCAACTCAGAGTGAGAAGTATCCGTGCTTAAAAAGTTCTTGCATTGCCAATCCTAAAACCACACAACCACGTGTTGCCGACGAATCAACGGAAATACAAGAAGATGATTCATCGAGTATTGCC GAAATAGCTTTACCATCAGACTCAGAGAATCAAGATAGAAGCGTAGATAATTGCTCCCAGCAGATAGAAGACTGTCCATCTGAACCGCCTAACGAGAGTGGATTTGTCATCCTAAACACATACACGGTTGTTGAGGAACCAGAAGAAAAAATGGTACCAAAAGAACCCATTCCCTCTTGTTCAAGAGGAATATACCGACCATATAAACCTTACTTAGGCCATAAAATCCGTGAACCGATATCAAATTATGTATTGCAGGCGGTGTGTgacttattcaataaaaattgtaagattgATGGTTACGTACCCTAT ccATATGACCCTACCCTGTCACAATACGGCAATGAGATAAAAGAG GAAAACTGTGAAATTGGTGAAAATAATGATGAACAAATAAGTAGTTCTACTAGTCAATATAGTTTTCCATCGGCCGATGAAAACAATGCATCTGATTCTACTGTACACCTGTCTGATGTGGAAATAAACGGG gaATTCAATGAAATCGATGAAACAGGCGTATCTTCTGAAGATACTGATTTATTAGATAAGTGCCTaagaaaaagaattatttcatCATCACAACGTCCATGTAAGAAAGCTCGGACTGATTCAACGGTGACACAATGCAAGAACAATCCTTTAACTAAATTCCAGGATAATTTGTTGAAAGAACTACTCCGGAAAGGTGACCCAaag aatgaattaatcaattttgaaaaccACAATGTTCAATCAGTTGAATGTGTTTCTAATGATGAAATAAAACCCACAGAAAGTAATGTGGAAGTCTCTGATGAGGTCACCAGTCACCAGTGCATTTCGATCGACATTAACGAACTTCAAATGTTCTTTCCAAAGGATTTTCCACTTCTCAAATTTCTGGAAAATACCGAG GGGAATTGGCTTATTCCCAGTGATCACCCATTATTAGAATACTTAGAATGTAAGATTGGTGATAAGAGCACGGAAAATAAGGAAGaagaaaatatacaagaaGACCAAGAACATTTATGA
- the LOC109599440 gene encoding uncharacterized protein LOC109599440 → MNVNVGFIDDRNSSRVLKPPGGGTSDIFGTRYEKPAPQKVASAEAQVENKVEEVSKENGKSVDDTVKNNENNKEANGDVANEEVKSNGTKIEEIKTEEVTVEETTVAEQKIEELKIEDSKSEEKSEQSVGKSVYNNIIQEPDNTPKKPSGKRVPPGGFSSGLW, encoded by the coding sequence ATGAATGTGAACGTAGGTTTTATCGACGACAGAAACAGCAGCCGTGTCCTGAAACCACCGGGCGGAGGAACCTCAGACATTTTCGGTACCAGATACGAAAAACCGGCACCACAAAAGGTTGCGAGCGCCGAAGCTCAAGTTGAAAACAAGGTGGAAGAAGTGTCTAAGGAAAATGGCAAAAGTGTCGATGATACAGTGAAAAATAATGAGAATAATAAAGAAGCAAATGGCGATGTTGCCAATGAAGAGGTGAAGTCAAATGGAACGAAAATAGAAGAAATCAAAACGGAAGAGGTAACTGTCGAGGAAACTACGGTTGCTGagcaaaaaattgaagaactgAAAATTGAGGATTCGAAATCGGAAGAGAAGAGTGAACAATCAGTCGGGAAGTCGgtctacaataatataatacaggAACCAGATAATACACCGAAGAAACCTAGTGGAAAGAGAGTACCACCAGGTGGTTTTTCCTCTGGACTTTGGTGA
- the LOC109598599 gene encoding collagen alpha-1(II) chain isoform X2, translated as MKLLIPIVAVLVAILVQEVAPEGHALFIRNEVLRKVRQGTLREYLPPSNTQKPRPFEPVSTVDGEGYPPSGFTPQPPFPYPTVPGLDGYPQTNDITSGFPTGAPSTEYPSGGPSTQPAITGYPSGGPSTEPIPTGYPSGPSSQPASTGYPEGPSAAITTEPPYQPSTGFPTSERPGFPTAPPPGYTFPQPGSTEQPETTGYTYTTGRPGFPTAPPPGFPTEQPGYTTGSPGFPTGPPPGFTTSQPGYTTGPSAEYTTLAPQGFTSSSPQPAEGSTEAPTTSPAPFTTIPSHSTEAPGFSTSPPLEETTGVPQGPESTPAFPTHAPVEDLSTSSPVGPTEGPEFPSGPSEGPSDTFGPSTHLPITPAPEGVTPGTTHEEFTAPAETSPAGPTAAVTTESPEVNTIPTGKTPENGDSTSSGSEPDDDLNHPPHIHDIQVDCGKEMMTITIEFNRQFDGVIYSKGYYSNPDCRYVKENSGQTKYTFTVSLNTCGTEFVNAFDTEGKSYLQNVLVIQNEAGIQEVWDVIRSVRCLWEGSLKDTLSVALSVGMLTQEIVTFSGDTAMAKLDIQLGKGPFAPPADGLVKIGETMTLVVSVSGDPGFDLQVKDCRATDSTNENVVPLTDDNGCVLKPKLFGAFQKTRNTGDTGASIIAYAFFSAFKFPDVMDLMIECNIELCKTDCEVCLDPDQKIDPGRRRRRDLSAFNATLGDGVLMGKRLRVILPEDLSDAQAILNLNQNDGVCMSTQNFVFSSALLISLLVTSSFFSAYLWLKNQRLSLKH; from the exons ATGAAGTTACTAATACCGATTGTCGCTGTTTTGGTGGCGATATTAGTTCAAGAAGTAGCTCCAGAAGGACATGCACTCTTCATTAGAAACGAAGTTTTACGAAAAG TTCGTCAGGGTACTTTAAGAGAGTACTTACCGCCAAGCAACACACAAAAACCAAGACCATTTGAACCTGTGAGCACTGTTGATGGTGAAGGATATCCTCCTTCCGGATTCACTCCTCAACCACCATTCCCGTATCCAACCGTGCCTGGTCTAGATGGCTATCCACAGACAAATGACATCACCTCCGGATTTCCAACCGGAGCACCATCCACAGAATATCCAAGTGGTGGACCATCTACTCAACCCGCAATAACCGGTTATCCAAGTGGAGGACCTTCCACAGAACCTATTCCAACAGGCTACCCAAGCGGGCCGTCCTCCCAACCAGCTTCAACAGGATATCCTGAAGGACCATCAG ccGCGATAACTACCGAACCTCCATACCAACCATCCACCGGTTTTCCAACGAGTGAAAGACCAGGATTCCCAACAGCTCCTCCACCGGGTTACACCTTTCCACAACCTGGATCAACTGAACAACCCGAAACTACCGGTTATACTTACACTACTGGCAGACCTGGCTTCCCCACAGCTCCACCACCGGGCTTCCCCACTGAACAACCTGGTTACACAACCGGCAGTCCAGGATTCCCAACTGGTCCACCACCAGGCTTCACTACATCTCAACCTGGATACACCACTG gccCATCCGCGGAATACACAACACTTGCACCACAAGGTTTCACCAGTTCTAGTCCTCAACCAGCTGAAGGGTCCACAGAAGCTCCAACAACGTCACCGGCTCCATTCACCACAATCCCGTCTCACTCCACAGAAGCACCAGGTTTCTCTACTTCTCCTCCTCTTGAAGAAACCACAGGCGTTCCACAAGGACCAGAATCGACTCCAGCTTTTCCGACACACGCTCCAGTTGAAGACCTCTCAACCAGTTCTCCAGTGGGACCTACTGAAGGACCCGAATTTCCATCTGGCCCCAGTGAAGGTCCTTCCGATACATTTGGACCATCAACCCACCTACCAATTACTCCAGCTCCTGAAGGTGTTACACCAGGTACCACTCATGAAGAATTCACAGCTCCAGCTGAAACAAGCCCGGCTGGTCCAACTGCAGCTGTTACCACTGAATCGCCTGAAGTAAACACCATTCCCACTGGCAAGACACCAGAAAACGGTGACAGCACCTCTAGTGGAAGTGAACCTGATGACGATTTAAATCATCCCCCACACATTCACGACATTCAAGTCGACTGTGGAAAGGAAATGATGACCATTACTATTGAGTTTAACAGGCAGTTTGATGGAGTAATTTATTCCAAAGGCTATTACAGTAATCCAGATTGCCGGTATGTAAAAGAAAACTCCGGTCAAACCAAATATACGTTTACAGTAAGCTTAAACACTTGTGGAACAGAATTTGTAAATGCTTTCGATACAGAAGGCAAATCGTATTTGCAAAACGTCTTGGTAATTCAAAACGAAGCCGGAATTCAAGAGGTATGGGATGTTATCAGATCAGTGCGTTGTTTATGGGAGGGAAGTTTGAAGGATACCCTCAGCGTAGCTCTTAGTGTTGGCATGTTAACCCAAGAAATCGTTACTTTTAGCGGCGATACTGCCATGGCTAAGTTAGACATTCAATTGGGCAAAGGTCCATTTGCTCCTCCCGCCGATGGTCTTGTTAAGATCGGAGAAACTATGACATTAGTAGTGTCTGTTAGCGGAGATCCAGGTTTCGATCTTCAAGTGAAAGACTGCAGAGCCACTGATTCCACCAACGAGAACGTTGTACCTCTTACTGACGACAATGGTTGTGTCCTCAAACCCAAACTGTTCGGAGCTTTCCAGAAGACCAGGAATACCGGTGATACCGGAGCATCAATCATTGCTTATGCATTCTTCAGTGCATTCAAATTCCCAGACGTGATGGACTTGATGATCGAATGTAACATTGAACTGTGCAAAACCGATTGCGAAGTTTGCCTAGACCCCGACCAAAAGATCGATCCAGGTAGACGTAGAAGACGTGATTTGTCTGCTTTTAATGCTACACTTGGTGACGGAGTACTTATGGGAAAACGTTTGAGGGTAATTTTACCTGAAGATCTAAGCGACGCTCAAGCCATTCTTAATCTGAATCAAAATGATGGCGTTTGTATGTCTACACAAAACTTTGTATTTTCTTCCGCCCTTCTGATCTCTCTTTTAGTTACTAGTAGTTTCTTTAGTGCCTATTTGTGGCTGAAAAATCAACGTCTGTCGTTGAAACACTAG